From a region of the Salipiger profundus genome:
- a CDS encoding ArdC family protein, translating into MAKSSKPKFDATASITNELIKIIDRGVLSWRKPWTVGGSSVPLRQNGEPYQGVNNFLLTMRTLMAGFSSPYWMTLRQANELDAKIIKGSKSSVVVYYGTAEREQAESAHGAEAETEDPKTIPFMKSYRVFNADQIEGLDPRFHPAAAEPVVHPERAPIPHMQSFFEAIGANVSFSGREACYVPNLDKIYMPPIELFENPRNFYAVWGHELGHWTKPRHRLNRSYGDARFGNTAYAREEIVAELCTVFLGQKLGFSAHTLELNAAYLDNWVRVLRSDKRAIFKHAADAQRACDYLVAASEAGQGEQAA; encoded by the coding sequence ATGGCCAAATCCAGCAAGCCAAAGTTCGACGCCACGGCGTCGATCACCAACGAACTCATTAAGATCATCGACCGGGGCGTACTGTCCTGGCGCAAGCCCTGGACGGTCGGCGGAAGTTCCGTGCCGCTCCGCCAGAACGGCGAACCCTACCAGGGCGTCAACAACTTCTTGCTGACCATGCGCACCTTGATGGCCGGATTTTCCTCGCCCTACTGGATGACGTTGAGGCAGGCGAATGAGCTCGACGCTAAGATTATCAAGGGCTCGAAATCGTCGGTGGTCGTCTATTACGGAACGGCCGAGCGCGAACAGGCCGAAAGCGCCCACGGCGCGGAGGCGGAAACCGAAGACCCCAAAACCATCCCCTTCATGAAATCCTATCGCGTCTTCAACGCCGATCAGATCGAGGGGTTGGACCCTCGCTTCCATCCCGCTGCGGCCGAACCGGTAGTTCACCCCGAACGCGCACCGATCCCGCATATGCAGAGCTTCTTCGAGGCAATCGGTGCCAATGTCAGCTTCTCTGGTCGCGAAGCATGTTATGTCCCGAACCTCGACAAGATTTACATGCCCCCGATCGAGCTCTTCGAGAACCCGCGGAATTTCTACGCCGTCTGGGGTCACGAGCTGGGTCACTGGACGAAACCCCGACACCGCCTGAACCGCAGCTATGGCGATGCTCGGTTCGGGAACACGGCCTATGCCCGCGAAGAGATTGTGGCTGAGCTTTGCACGGTGTTTTTGGGTCAGAAGCTGGGGTTCTCCGCGCATACGCTGGAGCTGAACGCGGCCTATCTCGACAACTGGGTCCGCGTACTCCGCTCGGACAAGCGGGCGATCTTCAAACATGCGGCGGACGCGCAGCGCGCCTGCGACTATCTCGTCGCCGCGTCGGAGGCGGGGCAGGGGGAACAGGCCGCTTGA
- a CDS encoding sensor histidine kinase, with translation MPTALDSGIISRAGPRSELKAQLQSAVAHQLSVPITTFAPDYAQRLRHLLDAANLEEITPQTDISSFCKLVSERLIQYTEVIGELTERALLSSISFPHPLYRSIKDFYFVRVAEAFQILWVLDRLETENEDEAIVEYFPFSVCGRFKMLVRKEADFIAVFGPTFCDDEIDEGAQREYRDEFNDSLGAFKRALKEAGNDSLKESLHGDEQISRTAFLRQKLLTDNFQFKCDAAVSVLKLEQKLREVPTIERCPPNFFSKLLSATMTTCDTRRPYTFSHKVFDRTDYRSTRYLKVTKESDGFSLTVVSDSDNSRSDKILYQGYIETSFSNWNNFISESEALLRTWLRKNSGALGPHFSDEKKSADFGLRLARFLTFLFNAGECTIYQLRYVGSEAHLLPYSGCSRYPEPAQRLTAMAEHIRDNVSSPAGDNSIVIRAFRQNEIQYCQWHDQETSTVYPVHQRISYPQSMSEHDWGKSLCAVPIRVSGIFWGVIELVAMRPHSFPDVVRSKVLEVVALVAPYLFERQIFLTLNEINETVVSNKTAQEKKILLEPLIRELFGAKTVAIIRMDSARHQDLKSFLQIGRNDIDDAVSSHEPNDYEYLRPYINFVEIEKPIWYCTVGDKRFRKRFHGLTEKKFFKQNYGDFLCLARIEWSGHDSQTHAGVAVLSYTHSMDSQENWPSVVEFACQYIATVTASLYGSEQWETTVRQKLAHELTKSVSALKATTQRLDKAVLNLPKKASGVDKPLLENLVKDLKRHERSLETNTTILKLNRVTRDFENDPRLYYVDNVIKDWRQNSGKLTSFREVYNSLFIGASVDFKARGISVPPLDRGFDPRIGVDDWCLSEVLLTIKSNILKYGKHGSEILIRENSAINYGLRISNIGLRLDREELRKIFFDEFRGQRAKDAHPEDGSGFGLWYADRIMKELGCDIRHAQSDLSEGNDKDDAFAWHHFTLSFPHNKVKV, from the coding sequence GTGCCAACTGCGCTTGATTCTGGGATTATTTCGCGTGCCGGACCAAGGTCCGAATTAAAGGCCCAACTACAAAGCGCTGTAGCACACCAGCTAAGCGTTCCCATTACAACCTTCGCGCCAGACTATGCACAAAGACTAAGGCATCTGCTTGACGCCGCTAACCTCGAAGAAATTACACCCCAAACGGATATTTCAAGTTTCTGTAAATTAGTTTCTGAACGGCTGATCCAATACACTGAAGTAATCGGGGAATTGACAGAAAGGGCCCTCTTAAGCAGCATTTCTTTTCCACACCCGTTGTACAGAAGTATCAAAGACTTCTATTTCGTCAGGGTTGCAGAAGCGTTTCAGATACTTTGGGTGCTCGATCGGCTTGAGACTGAGAACGAAGACGAGGCGATTGTCGAGTACTTCCCATTTTCAGTCTGTGGTAGGTTCAAGATGCTTGTCCGAAAGGAAGCCGATTTCATAGCCGTTTTTGGACCTACATTCTGCGATGATGAGATAGACGAAGGCGCTCAACGAGAGTACCGGGACGAGTTCAACGACTCGCTTGGTGCATTTAAAAGGGCGCTGAAGGAGGCCGGAAATGATAGCTTAAAGGAGAGTCTTCATGGGGACGAACAGATTTCGCGCACAGCTTTTCTGAGGCAAAAGCTTCTTACCGACAACTTCCAGTTCAAGTGCGATGCAGCAGTTTCCGTTTTGAAGCTTGAACAAAAGCTACGTGAAGTCCCTACAATCGAGAGATGTCCTCCAAACTTCTTCAGTAAACTGCTTTCTGCCACAATGACCACTTGCGACACTAGGAGACCATATACCTTCTCACACAAGGTATTTGACCGAACTGATTATCGCTCGACACGCTATTTAAAAGTCACAAAAGAATCTGATGGGTTTAGTTTGACTGTGGTATCAGATAGCGACAACTCGAGATCTGATAAAATTCTTTACCAAGGCTACATAGAGACGAGTTTTTCCAATTGGAATAACTTCATCTCCGAGTCGGAGGCTCTTCTGCGGACATGGTTGCGCAAAAATTCTGGTGCTCTAGGTCCTCATTTTTCGGATGAGAAGAAAAGCGCGGATTTTGGGCTTAGGTTGGCAAGGTTTCTTACCTTTTTATTCAACGCAGGTGAATGTACGATTTACCAATTACGCTACGTTGGAAGCGAAGCACATCTGCTTCCCTACTCTGGTTGTTCGCGCTATCCCGAACCGGCGCAACGCTTAACTGCGATGGCAGAACACATCAGAGATAATGTTAGCTCGCCGGCCGGGGATAACTCAATTGTAATTCGAGCGTTTCGACAGAACGAAATTCAGTATTGTCAGTGGCATGACCAAGAAACTTCGACAGTTTACCCGGTGCACCAACGTATATCCTACCCGCAATCAATGTCCGAACATGACTGGGGTAAGTCTCTATGTGCTGTCCCGATCCGTGTTTCAGGAATCTTCTGGGGCGTCATTGAGTTGGTTGCCATGCGGCCGCACAGCTTTCCGGACGTCGTAAGAAGCAAGGTACTTGAGGTCGTTGCGTTAGTCGCACCGTACTTATTTGAGCGCCAAATATTCCTCACACTCAATGAGATCAACGAAACGGTTGTCTCCAACAAGACCGCGCAAGAAAAAAAGATACTCCTTGAGCCGCTCATCCGGGAGCTTTTCGGAGCGAAAACCGTGGCTATAATTCGTATGGATAGCGCTCGGCACCAAGACCTAAAATCCTTTCTTCAAATTGGAAGGAACGACATTGATGACGCAGTATCAAGTCATGAGCCAAATGACTATGAATACTTGCGTCCATACATAAACTTTGTCGAAATAGAGAAGCCGATTTGGTATTGTACGGTCGGCGACAAGCGATTTCGAAAACGCTTCCATGGTCTAACTGAAAAAAAATTTTTCAAACAAAACTATGGTGACTTTCTTTGCCTAGCGCGGATTGAATGGTCGGGGCATGACTCTCAAACCCATGCAGGGGTGGCAGTCTTAAGCTACACTCATAGTATGGATAGCCAAGAAAACTGGCCTTCAGTAGTAGAGTTTGCCTGTCAGTATATCGCAACGGTGACGGCTAGCTTGTACGGAAGTGAGCAGTGGGAAACAACCGTGCGACAAAAACTTGCTCACGAGCTAACGAAGTCGGTGTCTGCACTCAAGGCGACTACACAACGACTAGACAAGGCGGTGCTAAATCTTCCCAAAAAGGCATCGGGGGTAGATAAACCTCTACTCGAAAACTTGGTTAAGGACCTAAAGCGACATGAACGGAGTCTAGAGACCAATACGACTATTCTTAAGTTAAACCGCGTTACGCGCGATTTCGAAAATGATCCACGCCTCTATTACGTTGACAACGTGATCAAGGATTGGAGGCAAAACAGCGGAAAGCTAACAAGCTTCCGGGAGGTGTATAATTCACTCTTCATCGGCGCTTCGGTAGATTTCAAGGCAAGAGGAATTTCTGTCCCTCCCCTGGACCGAGGCTTCGACCCGAGGATTGGGGTCGATGACTGGTGTCTAAGTGAAGTCTTGCTCACCATAAAGAGTAACATCTTGAAGTACGGAAAACATGGATCGGAAATTCTTATCAGGGAAAATAGTGCGATTAACTATGGTTTGAGAATATCGAACATAGGACTTCGACTCGACCGCGAAGAACTTCGAAAGATTTTCTTTGACGAGTTTCGAGGACAAAGGGCCAAAGATGCTCATCCAGAAGATGGCAGCGGGTTTGGACTTTGGTACGCCGACCGCATCATGAAAGAGTTGGGATGTGACATCCGGCACGCACAATCAGATCTTAGCGAGGGAAATGACAAAGATGATGCTTTCGCTTGGCACCACTTCACTCTAAGTTTCCCGCACAACAAAGTAAAAGTGTAA
- a CDS encoding RES family NAD+ phosphorylase produces the protein MTQSEPKRLLDGREKTRCVAAGIFFPDRAIKSATQKYLNKAGISAHVARRFWENRSSRTNSASETELIRSNVSYLFDGHRTVFSPGRFNTEDFPVLYTAKEAETAKSERFYYVAERDQPFEYVVFSLYASGCMVDLRSYKDGQGVELSQLPHDDCQAVAKRIREDDGMSCQGVISQSARHSGGSCCNFFEIEGLEPGSIIEHAVLPTSER, from the coding sequence ATGACGCAGAGCGAACCAAAACGATTACTTGATGGTCGCGAGAAAACGCGCTGCGTTGCGGCGGGAATTTTTTTCCCCGACAGAGCCATCAAAAGCGCAACTCAGAAGTATCTGAATAAAGCTGGAATCTCAGCGCATGTTGCGAGACGTTTTTGGGAAAACCGCAGTTCACGTACCAACTCTGCCTCCGAAACAGAACTGATCCGGTCTAATGTATCTTATCTTTTTGATGGACACCGCACAGTTTTTTCTCCCGGGCGCTTCAACACTGAGGATTTTCCCGTTCTCTATACGGCCAAGGAGGCCGAAACGGCAAAAAGCGAACGCTTTTACTACGTTGCGGAAAGAGATCAACCCTTCGAGTATGTCGTGTTCTCTCTTTACGCGTCTGGATGCATGGTCGACCTTCGATCTTACAAAGACGGCCAGGGTGTCGAGCTCAGCCAACTTCCCCATGATGACTGCCAAGCTGTGGCAAAACGCATACGAGAGGATGATGGCATGAGTTGCCAAGGAGTGATCTCACAGTCCGCTAGACATTCAGGCGGGAGCTGTTGTAATTTTTTTGAAATCGAAGGACTTGAGCCGGGATCAATCATCGAGCATGCTGTTTTGCCGACTTCTGAGCGTTAG
- the istA gene encoding IS21 family transposase: MPGRFITDRQHEDYMTLRQHHTQKIAAAKAGFSVSTGARIERDPRPPSQKRRERRHGGGKPDPLAGLWDEEIVPLIEATPGLRPIAVLEEMQYRHPDRDLSSARRTLERRMRLWRAEHGPDREVIFRQSHPPGREGMSDFFDARALGVTIAGVPLAHRIYHFTLVHSGWEHAEVVLGGESYTALAGGLQNALWLLGGAPREHRTDSLSAAFANLDRDAREDLRTRYDALCADYGMEATRNNRGIAHENGSIESRHGHLKTRLEQALLLRGSHDFDELDDWRHFVAQVVARHNARHRDRLRVERPHLQPLPARRSCDYDEARVRVTSSGGFVFRKVFYTVHSRLIGYELKLRIFDDRLELFLGGTPLETLPRGRPPAGGRGGHGYVVSYHHVIHSLRAKPQAIANLTYRDALFPRTEYRRCWDALTAAGPLRQACRIMVGLLWLAHDQTCEAELAAALSAILARGELPVLGELRSRFTRTEGDGGPDVPVCIPSAGSYDDLIQGQGAAA; the protein is encoded by the coding sequence ATGCCCGGCCGTTTCATCACCGACCGACAACACGAGGATTACATGACCCTTCGACAGCATCACACGCAAAAGATTGCGGCTGCCAAAGCCGGCTTCAGCGTCAGCACCGGAGCCCGGATCGAACGTGACCCCCGCCCTCCATCTCAGAAACGACGTGAGCGCCGACACGGAGGCGGCAAGCCCGACCCTTTGGCCGGCCTGTGGGATGAAGAGATCGTTCCGCTGATCGAAGCGACACCGGGCCTTCGGCCGATCGCGGTGCTCGAGGAGATGCAGTACCGTCATCCGGACCGGGACCTGAGCTCTGCGCGCCGCACCTTGGAGCGCCGGATGCGGCTTTGGCGCGCCGAACACGGGCCGGACAGGGAAGTGATCTTCCGCCAGTCACACCCGCCGGGACGGGAGGGCATGTCCGACTTCTTCGACGCGCGCGCGCTCGGCGTCACGATTGCCGGAGTGCCCTTGGCGCATCGGATCTATCACTTCACCCTGGTCCACTCGGGCTGGGAGCATGCCGAGGTGGTGCTTGGCGGCGAGAGCTACACCGCCTTGGCTGGCGGATTGCAGAACGCCTTATGGCTTCTCGGCGGCGCCCCGCGCGAACATCGGACGGACAGCTTGTCGGCTGCCTTCGCCAATCTCGATCGGGATGCCCGAGAGGACCTGCGCACACGCTATGACGCGCTGTGTGCCGACTACGGCATGGAAGCGACCCGGAACAATCGCGGCATTGCACACGAAAACGGGTCTATCGAGAGTCGGCACGGGCATCTCAAGACCCGCTTGGAGCAGGCCCTGCTGCTGCGTGGCAGTCATGACTTCGATGAGTTGGACGACTGGCGACACTTCGTTGCCCAGGTCGTCGCGCGCCACAATGCACGGCATCGGGACCGCCTGAGGGTCGAACGGCCACATCTGCAGCCGCTTCCGGCGCGCCGTAGCTGTGATTACGACGAGGCGCGCGTGAGGGTGACCTCGTCGGGCGGCTTCGTGTTCCGAAAGGTGTTCTACACCGTTCACTCTCGCCTGATCGGCTACGAGCTGAAGCTGCGCATCTTCGATGATCGCCTGGAGCTGTTCCTCGGCGGCACACCCCTCGAGACCCTACCGCGCGGGCGCCCGCCTGCCGGCGGGCGTGGGGGTCATGGCTATGTCGTTAGCTACCATCACGTCATCCACAGCTTGCGGGCCAAGCCTCAGGCCATCGCCAATCTGACCTACCGCGACGCGCTCTTCCCTCGCACTGAATACCGCCGATGCTGGGACGCGCTGACGGCTGCCGGACCGCTGCGGCAAGCCTGCCGGATCATGGTCGGCCTGCTGTGGCTCGCCCATGATCAGACCTGCGAGGCGGAATTGGCCGCGGCCCTCTCGGCAATCCTTGCCCGAGGCGAACTTCCGGTCCTCGGGGAACTGCGCTCCCGCTTCACGCGGACCGAAGGCGATGGTGGGCCCGATGTCCCGGTCTGCATCCCCTCTGCCGGCAGCTACGATGACCTGATCCAAGGACAGGGAGCGGCCGCATGA
- the istB gene encoding IS21-like element helper ATPase IstB yields MSMTVETATLPTLLTALRLPTVARLWPEFCTRADKEGWPAERLLAALCELELSEREQRRIQRHLAAARLPQGKTLDAFDFLAVPTLSQARVRALVEGDSWLQAGHNLLAFGPPGSGKTHLAGAIGYELIQRGYRVLMARTSDLVQRLQVARQDLALTQEIAKLDKFDLLILDDLSYVRKDQAETSALFELISARYERRSIMITANQPFSGWDAIFPDRAMTIAAIDRLVHHATIFEMNVESYRRRAAYAAATSLSDIEDDRDKQQPEKEIATAKDNSRPATLSSDIET; encoded by the coding sequence ATGAGCATGACCGTGGAAACCGCAACACTGCCGACCTTACTGACGGCGCTCAGGCTGCCCACGGTTGCCCGCCTCTGGCCGGAGTTCTGCACCCGTGCCGACAAGGAGGGTTGGCCGGCCGAACGCTTGTTGGCGGCGCTGTGCGAGCTGGAGCTGAGCGAGCGGGAACAGCGCCGCATCCAACGTCATCTTGCCGCTGCAAGGCTGCCACAAGGGAAAACGCTCGACGCCTTCGACTTCCTGGCGGTCCCCACCTTGAGCCAGGCCCGCGTCAGAGCGCTGGTCGAAGGCGACAGCTGGCTGCAGGCAGGGCACAATTTGCTGGCCTTCGGCCCGCCCGGCTCGGGCAAGACGCACCTCGCGGGGGCCATCGGATACGAACTCATCCAACGAGGGTACCGTGTGCTTATGGCAAGGACGTCGGACCTGGTCCAACGCCTGCAAGTGGCGCGGCAGGACCTGGCGCTCACTCAGGAGATCGCGAAGCTCGACAAGTTCGACCTGCTCATCCTCGACGACCTGTCGTACGTGCGAAAGGACCAGGCCGAGACCAGTGCCCTCTTCGAGCTCATCTCCGCACGATACGAGCGGCGCTCTATCATGATCACGGCCAATCAGCCGTTCAGTGGTTGGGACGCCATCTTCCCCGACAGGGCGATGACCATCGCCGCCATCGATCGGCTCGTTCACCATGCAACAATCTTCGAGATGAACGTCGAAAGCTACCGACGCCGTGCCGCCTATGCCGCCGCGACATCGCTCAGCGACATCGAAGATGACCGCGACAAACAACAGCCCGAAAAGGAGATCGCCACAGCGAAGGACAACTCGCGGCCAGCGACATTGAGCAGCGACATCGAAACTTGA
- a CDS encoding transposase, which yields MSKRKNHSPEFKAKVALEALKGERTVAELSSQFGVHPTMIHSWKRALLEGASGVFERGGKKAPEIDEEQVKELHAKIGVARHRS from the coding sequence ATGTCGAAACGGAAGAACCACAGCCCTGAGTTTAAGGCGAAAGTTGCGCTTGAAGCGTTAAAGGGTGAGCGCACAGTGGCTGAGCTTTCGAGCCAGTTCGGCGTCCACCCCACCATGATCCACAGCTGGAAACGGGCGCTTCTGGAAGGCGCGTCCGGCGTGTTCGAGCGAGGCGGCAAAAAAGCCCCTGAGATCGACGAGGAGCAAGTCAAAGAGCTGCACGCCAAGATTGGTGTGGCGCGACATCGCAGTTGA
- a CDS encoding tyrosine-type recombinase/integrase, producing the protein MNKANPFPNLMRAFFYEWLVEQRNASVHTVRSYRDTWRLFLRFTAQRTKKTVAMITLADLTARDVAAFLRHTEQERGGTIGTRNCRLAAIRSFFNFVATRDPASVAQCAEILNIPVKRAPVSEPCYLEPAEVAAILAQPDRSTLEGMRDHTLLSFLYNSGARIQEALDLCPDMIRFESPSCVRLTGKGRKERICPLWPETVLLLKTLLERKPRAPDQRLFVNRYGEPLSASGVRFKLAGYVKAAAGTEPLLHTKHVTPHSFRHATAVHLVSAGVDVTVIRSWLGHVSLDTTNHYAKANLETKRKALDQVSLPATTVQPPSWKRDASLLAWLDTL; encoded by the coding sequence ATGAACAAGGCGAACCCGTTCCCGAACCTGATGCGCGCGTTCTTCTATGAGTGGCTTGTTGAGCAGCGGAACGCCTCCGTCCATACGGTCCGATCCTACCGCGACACCTGGCGGCTGTTCCTGCGGTTCACTGCGCAGCGCACCAAAAAGACGGTTGCGATGATCACGCTGGCCGATCTGACTGCCCGCGACGTTGCTGCGTTCCTGAGGCACACTGAACAGGAGCGCGGCGGCACAATCGGCACGCGCAACTGCCGGCTTGCCGCGATCCGCAGCTTCTTCAACTTCGTGGCGACCAGAGATCCAGCATCGGTCGCTCAATGCGCGGAAATCCTCAACATCCCGGTCAAGCGAGCACCGGTATCGGAACCCTGTTATCTGGAACCGGCGGAAGTGGCAGCGATCCTTGCCCAGCCAGACCGCTCGACCCTCGAAGGCATGCGCGATCACACGCTGCTCTCGTTCCTTTACAACAGCGGCGCACGAATACAGGAAGCGCTCGACCTGTGCCCCGATATGATCCGGTTCGAGAGCCCAAGTTGCGTGCGGCTGACAGGCAAGGGCCGCAAGGAACGCATCTGTCCGCTCTGGCCAGAAACCGTGCTGCTGTTGAAAACGCTATTGGAACGAAAACCGCGAGCACCGGACCAGCGGCTGTTCGTGAACCGCTATGGTGAGCCGCTCAGTGCCTCGGGCGTCCGGTTCAAGCTTGCGGGCTATGTGAAAGCGGCGGCCGGAACCGAGCCATTGCTGCACACCAAACATGTGACGCCGCACAGCTTCCGCCACGCCACCGCCGTGCATCTTGTCTCGGCCGGTGTCGACGTCACGGTCATCCGCAGCTGGCTTGGCCACGTGAGCCTCGACACCACCAACCATTACGCGAAGGCGAACCTGGAAACGAAACGAAAGGCACTGGACCAAGTCAGCCTGCCGGCAACGACAGTTCAACCGCCGTCATGGAAACGGGATGCGAGCCTGCTCGCCTGGCTCGACACGCTCTGA
- a CDS encoding tyrosine-type recombinase/integrase: MTARWPDPDRTIIDHHLTGLGLRSMKSRTCYRQVLHGFQDVAEHHSELGQDVLVAWLRVSAECWAATTLLHRTRIVDRFLDHLLITEAIERNPVTTLREACSIKQCMPVWRALASHDPEKALAELRRPRPFGSVLGEVLAEHVALMRNRGYKYTSQSARLLRFDQFLQLNPALQEQPVGVMLTHWAAAKSTRNHAVECENLRRTLTKIFRHRDPSIPSRRPDPRPQKDVVKQWRKPHIYSPADIRRMLDVARSFPSPRSPLRPLTIYTMLVLAYCAGLRRGELARLDLGDINLQSGTITVRQTKFFKTRILPLPASVVVELRAYIKARRRAGASQDPCAGLFWHEQGRTRRYTPEMITWLLTNVTRRAGFKPLQGRTGPRVHDLRHSMVVNRILEWYKAGINPQDRLPFLATYLGHRDINSTLVYITVTQDLLHHASERFRAVGAPCLDLGQGVRS; encoded by the coding sequence ATGACCGCTCGCTGGCCCGATCCCGATCGCACGATCATTGACCACCATCTCACCGGCCTTGGTCTGCGCAGCATGAAAAGTCGAACCTGCTACCGGCAGGTCTTGCACGGCTTCCAGGACGTCGCCGAGCATCACAGCGAACTTGGTCAGGATGTGCTGGTCGCGTGGCTGCGGGTATCGGCTGAATGCTGGGCAGCGACTACGCTGCTGCACCGCACCCGCATCGTTGACAGGTTCCTCGATCACCTTCTGATTACCGAGGCGATCGAGCGCAATCCCGTCACCACCCTGCGCGAAGCATGCAGTATCAAGCAGTGCATGCCAGTCTGGCGCGCTCTGGCATCGCACGATCCGGAAAAGGCCCTTGCCGAGTTGCGTCGGCCCCGGCCGTTCGGCAGCGTGCTGGGAGAGGTTTTGGCTGAGCACGTCGCGCTGATGCGGAACCGGGGGTACAAATACACTTCGCAGTCTGCCCGGTTGTTGAGATTTGACCAGTTCCTGCAGCTGAACCCGGCGCTCCAGGAGCAGCCGGTCGGGGTGATGCTCACACACTGGGCGGCGGCGAAATCCACGCGCAATCACGCCGTCGAATGTGAAAATCTCAGGCGCACCCTGACGAAAATCTTCCGTCACCGGGACCCATCGATCCCATCACGCAGGCCGGACCCGCGACCGCAGAAGGACGTGGTCAAGCAATGGCGCAAGCCCCACATCTACTCGCCTGCCGATATACGACGGATGCTCGACGTCGCTCGTTCCTTCCCCTCACCACGGTCACCACTTCGCCCGCTGACGATCTACACCATGCTGGTGCTGGCCTATTGTGCAGGCTTGCGGCGGGGCGAGCTTGCCCGTCTCGATCTTGGCGACATCAATCTCCAGAGCGGTACGATCACGGTTCGCCAAACGAAGTTCTTCAAAACCAGGATCCTGCCGCTGCCCGCCAGCGTGGTGGTCGAGCTTCGAGCCTATATCAAAGCCCGGCGCCGTGCCGGCGCATCGCAGGATCCATGTGCCGGTCTGTTCTGGCACGAGCAGGGCCGCACCCGCCGCTACACGCCGGAAATGATCACCTGGCTGCTCACTAACGTCACACGGCGCGCCGGGTTCAAGCCACTGCAAGGGCGAACCGGGCCGCGCGTTCACGATCTGCGCCACTCGATGGTCGTGAACCGCATCTTGGAATGGTACAAAGCGGGCATCAATCCGCAGGACCGGCTGCCGTTCCTCGCGACTTACCTCGGGCATCGGGATATCAATTCCACCCTGGTCTACATCACCGTCACGCAGGATCTTCTGCATCACGCCAGCGAACGGTTCAGAGCCGTGGGAGCACCATGCCTCGACCTTGGGCAGGGGGTGAGGTCATGA
- a CDS encoding site-specific integrase, with product MTKADRQVITELETVLTSQGYSPVVVRNYCAYARGFLDHLAQRNIPVADVTEAQVEQYLREAVALFQRRHGRLPGPRWHQIPCAGIHALLRLVQGRWPPATNAACAADALRFAICNEYEAWLLDERGLARPSIHALLWEARHFLAWHLERCGAEGLMDLSIDDTDRYMDLRALKLTRSSLKSVAERLRSLLRHLYRAGHIATDLSPHIIAPLLYAYEGVPSILERDQIAAVLESARADRTPAGLRDYAILQLLATYGLRSGEIRNLRIEDIDWRSETIRVRHSKTGACSFLPLMVPAGEAVLTYLRSGRPATAAREVFIRTRAPYRKLEKLYSLVRRRLCDAGIKPPGKCGPHIFRHARAVEMLRTSVPQKVIGDLLGHRSTASTAPYLKLATEDLRAIALDVPGAEGLA from the coding sequence ATGACAAAAGCCGATCGCCAAGTAATCACCGAACTCGAAACCGTACTGACCAGCCAAGGATACAGCCCGGTGGTGGTCAGGAATTACTGCGCCTACGCGCGCGGCTTTCTTGACCATCTTGCGCAGCGGAACATCCCGGTCGCAGATGTAACCGAAGCCCAAGTGGAGCAATACCTGCGCGAAGCGGTCGCGCTGTTCCAGCGCCGTCACGGCCGCCTTCCTGGTCCGCGCTGGCACCAAATTCCCTGCGCGGGTATTCACGCGCTGCTGCGGCTTGTGCAGGGCCGATGGCCACCGGCTACAAATGCGGCCTGTGCGGCCGACGCGTTGCGATTTGCGATCTGTAACGAGTACGAGGCCTGGCTTCTCGATGAGCGTGGCCTTGCCCGGCCCAGCATCCATGCGCTCCTGTGGGAAGCCCGACACTTCCTGGCCTGGCACCTCGAACGATGCGGTGCCGAAGGTCTGATGGATCTAAGTATCGACGACACCGACCGCTATATGGACCTGCGTGCATTGAAGCTGACGCGCAGCTCGCTGAAATCTGTTGCGGAGCGGCTTCGTTCGCTGCTGCGTCACCTCTATAGGGCGGGCCACATTGCGACCGACCTGTCGCCGCACATCATCGCGCCGTTGCTCTACGCCTATGAAGGTGTACCCTCGATCCTGGAACGGGACCAGATCGCCGCGGTACTGGAAAGCGCGAGGGCGGACAGGACACCGGCGGGGCTGCGGGACTACGCAATCTTGCAACTCCTTGCAACCTATGGGCTGCGGTCTGGAGAAATCCGCAATCTGCGGATTGAGGACATCGACTGGCGGAGCGAAACCATCCGTGTCCGTCACAGCAAAACGGGAGCCTGCTCGTTCCTGCCCCTGATGGTGCCTGCGGGCGAGGCCGTTCTCACCTATCTGCGTTCCGGACGGCCAGCGACCGCTGCCAGGGAAGTCTTCATCCGCACGCGCGCGCCCTATCGCAAGCTCGAGAAGCTATACAGTCTGGTTCGACGGCGGCTCTGCGATGCCGGCATCAAGCCGCCAGGCAAATGCGGGCCGCATATCTTCCGCCATGCGCGTGCGGTCGAGATGCTGCGCACGTCAGTTCCGCAAAAAGTCATCGGCGACCTTTTGGGGCATCGCTCAACCGCGTCGACGGCCCCCTACCTCAAGCTTGCCACCGAGGATCTCAGGGCCATTGCGCTTGATGTGCCGGGTGCGGAGGGGCTGGCATGA